The following proteins are encoded in a genomic region of Dyadobacter sp. UC 10:
- a CDS encoding aminotransferase class V-fold PLP-dependent enzyme, with protein sequence MPLTFFTPGPAQLYPSFEKHLQTFVADQLGAISHRSQQYRNLHKFTVDQLRTLLKVPETHAILFLGSASEAWERILFSCVELESFHLVNGSFSKKFYDYSNALNKYAHKFEKPMGEGFSASEIEVPEYAELICVTHNETSSGVQMPVNEIHKLKHKNPDKFIAVDMVSSAPYPELDYSLIDTAFFSVQKAFGLPAGLGVWIVSEKCLEKAQSIKKQYSIGAHNDLPTLWKNAQNNETPATPNVMGIYLLGKIAEDFNQIGVQTIRKQTEQKAAAIYKFIDKTTGFTPFVKEKTFRSQTVIVTNTEQPSADIIKTMKDKGMVVGSGYGDFKSSQLRIANFPATSPEEVEKLLFELGKL encoded by the coding sequence ATGCCACTTACATTTTTCACGCCGGGCCCGGCCCAGCTATATCCTTCATTCGAGAAGCATTTACAAACTTTTGTGGCTGATCAGCTCGGAGCGATCAGTCACAGGAGCCAGCAGTACCGGAACCTGCACAAGTTCACTGTTGATCAGCTGCGCACGCTTCTGAAAGTGCCGGAGACACATGCAATCCTTTTTCTCGGATCGGCCTCGGAAGCCTGGGAACGTATCCTTTTCAGTTGTGTGGAACTGGAAAGCTTCCATTTGGTAAATGGATCCTTCTCGAAAAAGTTTTACGACTATTCCAATGCGCTGAACAAGTACGCTCACAAGTTTGAAAAGCCGATGGGCGAAGGGTTTTCAGCCTCAGAAATCGAAGTTCCTGAATATGCGGAACTGATTTGCGTGACGCACAATGAAACCAGTTCCGGCGTTCAAATGCCTGTTAATGAGATTCACAAACTGAAACATAAGAATCCGGACAAGTTTATTGCCGTGGATATGGTTTCATCAGCGCCATATCCGGAACTGGATTATAGTCTGATCGATACTGCATTCTTTTCTGTGCAAAAAGCTTTTGGTCTTCCCGCTGGCCTGGGCGTTTGGATCGTCAGCGAAAAGTGTCTGGAAAAAGCGCAGAGCATTAAAAAGCAGTATTCGATCGGCGCACACAATGATTTGCCAACGCTTTGGAAGAATGCGCAAAATAATGAAACGCCTGCTACACCTAATGTAATGGGTATTTATTTGCTGGGTAAAATTGCGGAGGATTTTAATCAGATCGGCGTGCAGACTATCCGAAAGCAAACTGAGCAAAAGGCGGCGGCGATCTATAAATTCATTGATAAAACGACAGGTTTTACTCCTTTTGTGAAAGAAAAAACATTCCGCTCGCAAACCGTAATAGTAACCAATACGGAGCAGCCTTCGGCAGATATCATAAAAACGATGAAAGACAAGGGAATGGTGGTTGGCAGCGGTTATGGAGATTTTAAATCGTCTCAGTTAAGGATCGCCAACTTCCCTGCTACTTCTCCGGAGGAAGTTGAAAAGCTGCTTTTTGAGCTCGGAAAACTTTAA
- a CDS encoding family 43 glycosylhydrolase, with translation MPLLPKLLVASLIFLTLPDAFSQDKSAKKVTYTNPVFEPILADPTVVRADDGMFYAYGTMDNWGDGKGAHLIPIVSSKDLVNWTYVKDAFQTKPSWKEKGGIWAPEVVRVGGKYHMYYAFSTWGDPDPGIGLAVADAPEGPFTDIGKLFLSSEVGVPNSIDPFFMEIDDKKYVFWGSFSDAAAQGTYGVELSADGKSVPDLSKKFKVAAGDFEAVIIQKKGDYYYFFGSKESCCEGAKSKYQVRVGRSKSAKGPFLDKDGKDLKERGTGTMLLHMNDKYAGPGHNSRFITDDNGDDWLLYHAIDKTKPYVSTGANRRVLMLDKLSWSNGWPEIVNAEPSTTSVQAPIFK, from the coding sequence ATGCCGCTTTTACCAAAATTATTGGTAGCCAGCTTGATTTTTCTGACACTGCCTGATGCATTCTCGCAAGACAAATCAGCAAAAAAGGTTACTTATACCAATCCTGTTTTCGAACCTATTCTCGCTGATCCTACCGTTGTAAGAGCGGATGACGGCATGTTCTATGCATACGGGACGATGGACAATTGGGGCGATGGAAAAGGTGCTCATCTCATCCCTATTGTCAGTTCAAAAGACCTGGTCAACTGGACATACGTAAAGGACGCTTTTCAGACTAAACCCTCCTGGAAAGAAAAGGGCGGGATCTGGGCGCCGGAAGTGGTCCGGGTAGGCGGGAAATATCATATGTACTACGCATTCTCCACGTGGGGTGATCCCGATCCGGGTATCGGGCTGGCTGTTGCCGACGCTCCGGAAGGTCCATTTACAGATATCGGGAAATTATTCCTGAGCTCAGAAGTAGGCGTGCCTAATTCCATCGATCCATTTTTTATGGAGATAGATGATAAAAAATATGTTTTTTGGGGAAGTTTCAGTGACGCTGCTGCGCAGGGGACTTATGGCGTAGAGCTCAGTGCGGATGGTAAATCTGTTCCGGATCTTTCAAAGAAATTCAAAGTAGCGGCCGGCGATTTTGAGGCGGTTATCATTCAGAAAAAGGGGGACTATTATTATTTCTTCGGCTCGAAGGAAAGTTGCTGCGAGGGCGCGAAAAGTAAGTACCAGGTTCGGGTGGGCAGATCGAAAAGTGCCAAAGGCCCCTTTCTGGATAAAGATGGTAAAGACCTGAAAGAGCGGGGAACCGGTACCATGCTGTTACATATGAATGACAAGTATGCCGGCCCGGGACATAATTCCAGATTTATAACCGACGACAATGGAGACGACTGGCTGCTATACCACGCAATCGACAAGACCAAACCCTATGTCTCCACCGGCGCAAACAGGCGGGTTTTAATGCTGGATAAGCTTAGCTGGTCAAATGGCTGGCCTGAAATTGTCAATGCCGAACCTAGCACAACTTCCGTTCAAGCACCTATTTTTAAATAA
- the serA gene encoding phosphoglycerate dehydrogenase, whose product MSTLTLNPLPYIIIDFDSTFTKVEGLDELAAIALKGHPEQDQVVQKIADLTNKGMNGEMSFAEGLRQRISLLKANRSHIGELVNLLKTKVSDSFKRNTQFLTENTDQIYIVSSGFKEFIVPVATEFGIRADHVYANEFVFDEEGNIIGIDEENELSMDGGKIKILASLNLAGEIFAIGDGYTDYELKASGLASRFYAFTENVDRPRVTAVADHIASSFDDFLYDNKLSRSQSYPKSRIKVLLLENVHPAALRAFESEGFNVEFVKGALDEDELCERIKDVSIIGIRSKTNITKRVLENANRLMAIGAFCIGTNQIDLDEAAKKGIAVFNAPYSNTRSVVELAVGEMILLIRNIVGKSNQLHQGIWDKSASGSFEIRGKKLGMVGYGSIGTQLSVVAEALGMEVYFYDEIEKLSIGNAKKLNTLEELLSIADVISMHVDGRKENTNLIGKREFDLMKKGVIFLNLSRGHVVDIKALADALKSGKVAGAGVDVFPKEPKTNDEPFESELLGLPNVILTPHIGGSTEEAQENIGHFVPSKLLEFMNNGSSYGSVNFPEVQLPKLKDSHRLLHIHANVPGVLAKLNHIFGKNNINITGQYLKTNEHIGYVIVDIEKGYTEEFIQEVKELEGTIRFRMLY is encoded by the coding sequence ATGTCCACATTAACACTCAATCCGTTACCGTACATTATCATTGATTTTGACAGCACTTTTACCAAAGTAGAAGGACTGGACGAACTTGCAGCGATCGCATTGAAAGGGCACCCTGAACAAGATCAGGTTGTTCAAAAAATTGCTGATCTGACCAATAAGGGAATGAATGGCGAAATGTCATTTGCCGAGGGATTGCGTCAGCGGATCTCGCTTTTGAAAGCAAACCGCTCCCACATAGGCGAACTGGTGAATTTGCTGAAAACGAAGGTTTCTGATTCGTTTAAAAGGAATACGCAGTTTCTGACTGAAAATACAGATCAGATTTATATCGTTTCCAGCGGTTTTAAAGAGTTTATCGTGCCGGTAGCAACTGAGTTTGGCATTCGTGCGGATCACGTTTATGCCAACGAGTTTGTATTCGACGAGGAGGGTAATATCATCGGTATTGATGAGGAAAACGAGCTTTCAATGGACGGTGGCAAGATTAAGATACTTGCTTCCCTGAACCTCGCAGGAGAAATTTTTGCAATTGGAGACGGTTATACCGATTATGAATTGAAAGCATCAGGCCTTGCAAGCCGATTTTATGCATTTACTGAAAACGTGGACAGGCCGCGGGTAACTGCGGTTGCAGACCATATCGCCAGTTCTTTTGACGATTTTTTATACGATAATAAATTAAGCAGGAGCCAGTCTTATCCGAAAAGCCGCATTAAAGTGCTGCTTCTGGAAAACGTGCATCCGGCCGCATTAAGAGCCTTTGAATCAGAAGGTTTTAATGTGGAATTTGTGAAAGGCGCATTGGACGAAGACGAGCTTTGCGAACGGATAAAGGATGTGTCGATCATAGGTATACGTTCAAAAACCAATATCACCAAGCGGGTTCTTGAAAATGCAAACCGGCTTATGGCGATTGGCGCATTTTGCATTGGTACCAATCAGATAGACCTGGACGAAGCTGCGAAAAAGGGGATCGCGGTATTTAATGCGCCTTACAGTAACACACGTTCGGTTGTCGAGCTGGCGGTAGGTGAAATGATCCTGCTGATCCGGAATATCGTGGGCAAAAGCAACCAGCTGCACCAGGGAATCTGGGATAAATCAGCGAGCGGAAGCTTTGAAATCCGTGGGAAAAAACTTGGAATGGTGGGCTACGGCAGCATCGGAACGCAGCTTTCGGTTGTGGCTGAGGCATTGGGTATGGAGGTTTATTTTTATGACGAAATTGAAAAGCTCTCTATCGGTAATGCCAAGAAACTGAATACGCTCGAAGAACTGCTTTCGATCGCTGATGTGATCAGTATGCACGTCGACGGTAGAAAGGAAAATACAAATCTGATCGGCAAGCGCGAATTTGACCTGATGAAAAAGGGAGTGATATTCCTGAATTTGTCGCGCGGCCACGTGGTAGATATCAAGGCTTTGGCGGATGCTTTGAAAAGCGGAAAAGTAGCAGGAGCGGGCGTGGACGTTTTTCCAAAAGAACCGAAAACGAACGACGAACCATTCGAAAGTGAGCTACTGGGCCTGCCGAACGTGATACTAACCCCGCATATTGGGGGAAGCACCGAAGAAGCGCAGGAGAATATCGGACATTTTGTGCCTTCGAAGTTACTCGAATTTATGAATAATGGCAGCTCTTACGGAAGTGTGAACTTCCCGGAAGTGCAGTTGCCGAAATTGAAAGATTCGCACCGTTTGCTTCATATTCACGCCAATGTACCAGGCGTTTTGGCCAAGCTGAACCATATTTTTGGCAAAAACAATATCAATATCACCGGGCAGTACCTCAAAACCAACGAACATATCGGTTATGTGATCGTAGATATTGAAAAAGGGTACACCGAAGAATTTATTCAGGAAGTGAAAGAGCTGGAAGGTACGATCCGTTTCAGGATGCTTTATTGA
- a CDS encoding T9SS type A sorting domain-containing protein has translation MQKALIAVLFAFSASNAQTVYFHQDFEKTTALVNPQPDTGQFSHMILTAPELSYHKFHKGYLKLVRSQQDSATGGIIRAMRATPFQPAPKTLFVQITMSAESVQANAVNAIYLYLGENFDPVNNSFPGNDLMFSKCTVNFLKDSIYIKDPETQRTSQSIPVKKRITLTWVLNNSNSMLNYQMPGELEERVVSSGTYDLWVDNEPVALGSTAYPGNSEFSPGKLSNFELRFRNGLGEIRIYDILIREGEQRSLPAGAVAMPNPVTGNTFAVSTDFVDLNTLQLVSSSGTKVPFKTRPLQKGLSEIFTSGYLAPGVYILNYQDLQSRRRNFKILVQ, from the coding sequence ATGCAAAAAGCACTCATTGCAGTGCTTTTTGCATTTTCGGCCAGTAACGCGCAAACCGTGTATTTTCATCAGGATTTTGAGAAAACAACTGCGCTGGTGAACCCGCAGCCGGATACGGGCCAGTTCAGTCACATGATTCTCACGGCGCCTGAGCTTTCGTACCATAAATTTCATAAAGGGTATTTGAAGCTGGTGCGGTCGCAGCAGGATTCGGCAACGGGCGGAATTATCAGGGCAATGCGGGCCACCCCGTTTCAGCCGGCACCTAAGACGTTATTTGTACAAATCACAATGAGCGCAGAGTCGGTCCAGGCCAATGCTGTGAATGCAATCTATTTGTATTTAGGAGAAAATTTCGACCCGGTCAACAATTCTTTTCCGGGAAATGATCTGATGTTTTCCAAGTGCACAGTGAATTTCTTGAAGGATTCAATCTATATAAAAGACCCTGAAACGCAGCGGACAAGCCAATCTATTCCGGTAAAAAAACGGATCACGCTCACCTGGGTGTTAAATAATTCTAATAGTATGCTGAATTATCAAATGCCTGGTGAGTTAGAGGAAAGGGTAGTTTCTTCCGGTACTTATGATTTGTGGGTCGATAATGAGCCGGTCGCTTTGGGTAGTACTGCTTATCCGGGAAATTCTGAATTTTCTCCTGGCAAGCTTTCCAATTTTGAGCTGAGATTTCGTAATGGGCTTGGAGAAATACGAATTTACGATATCCTGATCAGGGAAGGCGAACAGCGCAGCTTGCCTGCCGGGGCAGTTGCGATGCCAAATCCGGTGACAGGAAATACTTTTGCTGTTTCGACAGACTTTGTTGACTTGAATACTTTGCAACTTGTTTCCAGTAGCGGCACCAAAGTTCCGTTCAAGACCCGTCCTTTACAAAAAGGCTTATCCGAGATTTTTACGTCAGGTTATCTGGCACCCGGAGTATATATTCTCAACTACCAGGATCTGCAAAGCCGAAGGAGAAATTTTAAAATACTGGTACAGTAA
- a CDS encoding polysaccharide deacetylase family protein, with amino-acid sequence MHKKLIALFAFVLITFAAKSQKSVSITIDDVPNVHIVEKDGSSRLLKRLDSLHIPVAIFINEANLMQTASSKENELLLKTWLLKDFITPGNHSYSHPNYGDVGFAVFSEEVIKGEKLTLEILKSTGKKLEYFRFPFNAMGKDSLAHVQMQEFLGKKAYQSTPFTVESEDWMYNQLYEKALEKGNKLLADSIGDQYVAASMKLFAYMDTISAAMFGRELKHIYLCHDNRLNTDYLPELVQALKEQNYKMISLKEAIADPAYQSVNYYYGNAGFSWLYRWMKDPVKRRAAMRAEPTNPGIQRAYEEMTKVK; translated from the coding sequence ATGCATAAAAAACTGATTGCTCTCTTCGCATTCGTTCTCATTACCTTCGCTGCCAAGTCGCAGAAAAGTGTATCGATCACGATCGACGATGTTCCGAATGTGCATATTGTCGAAAAAGACGGAAGTTCCCGTCTACTGAAAAGGCTGGATTCCCTGCACATTCCGGTTGCGATTTTTATCAATGAGGCCAATTTAATGCAGACTGCCAGTTCGAAGGAAAATGAGCTGCTACTCAAAACCTGGCTGCTTAAAGATTTTATCACACCGGGTAACCACAGCTACTCACATCCGAATTACGGTGACGTCGGTTTTGCAGTTTTTAGTGAAGAAGTAATAAAAGGTGAAAAGCTGACGCTGGAAATACTTAAAAGCACCGGAAAAAAACTTGAATACTTCCGGTTTCCATTCAATGCTATGGGGAAGGATAGTCTTGCGCACGTTCAAATGCAGGAGTTTTTGGGTAAGAAAGCTTACCAGTCAACGCCTTTTACGGTGGAAAGTGAAGATTGGATGTATAATCAGCTTTATGAGAAAGCGCTGGAAAAAGGAAACAAGTTGCTTGCTGATTCGATAGGAGATCAATATGTTGCAGCGAGCATGAAGCTTTTCGCCTACATGGATACTATTTCTGCTGCTATGTTTGGAAGGGAATTGAAGCACATTTACCTGTGTCACGACAACCGCCTCAACACTGATTACCTTCCTGAGCTGGTTCAGGCTTTGAAAGAGCAGAATTACAAAATGATAAGTCTGAAAGAGGCAATAGCGGATCCTGCTTATCAGTCGGTCAATTACTATTATGGGAATGCGGGTTTTTCGTGGCTTTATCGCTGGATGAAGGACCCGGTCAAAAGGAGAGCGGCAATGCGTGCGGAACCTACTAATCCGGGTATCCAGCGGGCTTACGAAGAAATGACGAAAGTCAAATAG
- a CDS encoding cellulase family glycosylhydrolase produces MKLLKSTVLTVLATLLFFSCSSKKEDSQDSGDSTATSQTREIWTKEQAKDWYANQGWLVGADFLPSTAINQLEMFQEASFDTATIDRELGWAEQIGMNTMRVYLHDLLYQQDSAGFVKRVGIFLDIAKKHNIKPMLVLFDSCWDPFPKLGTQRAPKPGVHNSGWVQSPGLNALKDSTQYARLERYVKGTVAAFADDDRVLAWDIWNEPDNPNTSSYGKVEIPNKVDYVLPLLEKSFAWARSANPSQPLTAGVWNGDWTSHETLKPIEKLMIEQSDIVTFHNYEDAADFEKRIKQLQRYDRPMICTEYMSRGNGSFFKGSLPIAKKYNVGAINWGLVSGKSQTIYPWDSWKKTYTKEPELWFHDIFRKDGTPYKKEETDLIKELTASR; encoded by the coding sequence ATGAAACTATTGAAATCAACCGTACTGACGGTACTGGCCACATTGCTGTTTTTTAGTTGTTCTTCCAAGAAAGAAGATAGTCAGGACTCAGGCGATTCCACAGCCACTTCGCAGACCAGGGAAATCTGGACCAAAGAGCAGGCAAAAGACTGGTATGCGAACCAAGGCTGGCTTGTTGGTGCCGATTTTCTGCCCAGCACGGCCATTAATCAGCTTGAAATGTTCCAGGAAGCGTCTTTCGATACCGCGACCATTGATCGCGAGCTTGGCTGGGCCGAACAGATCGGAATGAATACCATGCGTGTATATCTGCACGATCTGCTGTATCAGCAAGATTCAGCAGGTTTCGTGAAGCGGGTGGGTATCTTTCTGGATATTGCCAAAAAGCATAATATCAAACCAATGCTGGTCTTATTTGATTCTTGCTGGGATCCGTTTCCAAAATTAGGCACGCAGCGTGCGCCCAAGCCGGGTGTTCACAATTCGGGCTGGGTGCAAAGTCCGGGGCTGAATGCATTGAAAGACAGCACGCAATATGCAAGGCTTGAAAGATATGTAAAAGGTACGGTTGCGGCGTTTGCAGATGACGATCGCGTGCTGGCCTGGGACATCTGGAATGAGCCGGATAACCCGAACACAAGCTCATACGGTAAGGTTGAGATACCTAATAAAGTGGATTATGTGCTGCCTTTGCTGGAAAAATCATTTGCGTGGGCGCGTTCCGCAAATCCTTCGCAACCACTTACAGCTGGTGTCTGGAACGGGGACTGGACTTCTCACGAAACTTTGAAACCCATTGAAAAACTGATGATTGAGCAGTCTGATATTGTTACTTTCCACAATTATGAAGATGCTGCGGATTTTGAAAAGCGCATTAAACAATTGCAACGTTATGACCGTCCGATGATTTGCACGGAGTATATGTCGCGCGGGAACGGAAGCTTTTTCAAAGGCTCTTTGCCGATCGCTAAAAAATATAACGTAGGTGCGATCAATTGGGGACTGGTAAGTGGCAAGTCTCAGACGATTTACCCGTGGGACAGCTGGAAGAAAACTTACACGAAGGAGCCTGAGCTTTGGTTTCATGATATTTTCAGGAAGGATGGAACGCCTTACAAAAAAGAGGAAACAGATTTAATAAAAGAGCTGACAGCATCAAGATAG
- a CDS encoding cold-shock protein, which translates to MAEGTVKFFNDSKGFGFIQPASGEKDIFVHVSGLQDDIRENDKVSYDVENGRKGLNAVNVRVI; encoded by the coding sequence ATGGCAGAAGGTACAGTTAAGTTTTTCAATGATTCCAAAGGATTTGGATTCATCCAACCAGCATCAGGTGAAAAAGACATTTTCGTTCACGTTTCAGGTCTTCAAGACGATATCCGTGAAAACGACAAAGTGTCTTACGACGTGGAAAATGGAAGAAAAGGTCTAAACGCAGTTAACGTTCGCGTTATCTAA
- a CDS encoding sulfatase family protein, whose translation MFQKKQWFLNAVLAIALLVPAFTSAQKKQKPNVIFIYADDVGYGDLSAYGAAKISTPNIDRIGKEGIRFTNAHTSSATCTPSRFALMTGKYPWRQKGTGVLPGDASLIIPTDHITLPALFQKAGYKTASVGKWHLGLGESSKHINWNKPITKGPNEVGFDYAYFFPATSDRVPTVFVENHEVQGLDQNDPIEVDYSKKIGDEPTGKENPELLKLPASPNHGHNNTIVNGIGRIGWMTGGKQTRWTDEEIAHVFLSKAQQFMEDNSKAPFFLYFSLNDIHVPRMPSSQFKGKSEMGLRGDVILQMDWTVGEILKKLDELKIADNTLIIFSSDNGPVLDDGYADRAVELAKGHSPAGPLRGGKYSAFEGGSRVPWLARWPQTIKPATVSDALICQIDLLASFANFFQQKLDGDDAVDSFNVMDAMIGKSKVGRGFLIKQGGALSITQGTWKYIEPRDGKAIAELTNTETGNNAKPQLYDLSKDIGEKINLADKYPAKVKTMAAELEKIRSEGRSR comes from the coding sequence ATGTTTCAAAAAAAACAATGGTTTTTGAATGCTGTACTGGCAATTGCATTGCTGGTACCGGCGTTCACATCAGCTCAGAAAAAGCAAAAACCGAACGTCATTTTCATTTACGCCGACGATGTGGGGTATGGAGATCTCAGCGCTTATGGTGCTGCTAAAATCAGTACTCCGAACATCGACCGGATCGGGAAAGAGGGTATTCGCTTTACAAATGCCCACACTTCCTCGGCAACTTGCACGCCTTCGAGGTTTGCATTGATGACAGGTAAATATCCTTGGAGACAAAAAGGAACGGGGGTATTGCCGGGTGATGCATCACTGATCATTCCGACCGACCACATTACGCTGCCTGCGTTATTCCAAAAGGCCGGTTATAAAACGGCCTCAGTAGGCAAGTGGCATTTGGGGCTGGGAGAAAGCAGTAAGCATATCAACTGGAATAAGCCGATCACGAAAGGACCTAATGAAGTTGGTTTTGATTATGCCTATTTTTTTCCTGCCACTTCTGATCGTGTGCCTACTGTATTTGTAGAAAATCACGAAGTTCAGGGGCTGGATCAAAATGATCCGATTGAAGTCGATTACTCGAAAAAAATCGGGGATGAACCGACCGGGAAAGAGAATCCGGAGCTACTCAAGTTGCCCGCCTCCCCCAATCACGGCCATAATAATACCATTGTGAACGGAATCGGACGGATTGGCTGGATGACCGGAGGAAAGCAAACGCGGTGGACTGACGAGGAAATCGCCCATGTTTTTCTGAGCAAGGCGCAGCAGTTTATGGAGGATAACAGCAAAGCCCCGTTCTTTCTGTATTTCTCATTGAATGATATCCACGTTCCCCGAATGCCGAGTTCGCAGTTTAAGGGCAAAAGCGAAATGGGGCTGCGGGGCGACGTAATCCTGCAAATGGACTGGACAGTTGGTGAAATATTAAAAAAGCTGGACGAACTCAAGATCGCAGACAATACGCTCATTATTTTTTCAAGTGACAACGGGCCGGTTTTAGACGATGGTTATGCGGATAGGGCAGTGGAACTAGCAAAAGGGCACAGCCCGGCCGGGCCACTCCGCGGAGGCAAATACAGCGCTTTCGAAGGTGGCAGCCGGGTTCCATGGCTGGCACGCTGGCCCCAGACGATAAAACCTGCAACGGTTTCTGACGCGCTGATTTGCCAGATCGACCTGCTCGCGTCGTTCGCAAACTTTTTTCAGCAAAAACTGGATGGAGACGATGCGGTCGACAGCTTTAATGTAATGGACGCAATGATCGGCAAAAGCAAAGTGGGGCGTGGCTTTTTAATAAAGCAGGGCGGAGCTTTGTCCATTACACAAGGCACCTGGAAATACATTGAGCCCCGTGACGGCAAAGCCATTGCGGAGCTTACAAATACAGAAACCGGCAATAATGCCAAACCGCAGCTTTATGATCTGAGCAAGGACATCGGTGAAAAAATAAATTTGGCTGATAAATACCCGGCAAAGGTCAAAACAATGGCAGCAGAACTGGAAAAGATCAGAAGTGAAGGCCGCAGCAGATAG
- a CDS encoding YheT family hydrolase yields the protein MPLIHADSLISPYWLPNGHFQSIYPALFRKVNEVKYFREKIVTPDEDFLNLDWSHAKNTPSKHLAILTHGLEGDSTRQYMLGMVKLLNKIGYDCLAWNFRSCGGEMNNAARFYHSGATEDLDLVIQYANGRGYKTISLIGFSLGGNLTLKYLGESRHELTKQIKQALVFSVPMDLKACSLAIIKRENRVYMQRFLNTLNPKVAAKAVLYPDRISLSDRKHVKTLYDFDHIYTAPLHGFSGADDYYEKCSSMHFVKNIEVPTLIINAKNDPIVPYSSLPLDLLQNHESVTLLASGQGGHCGFRPSKLTDEFYWSEKTAEQFFRW from the coding sequence ATGCCCCTAATACACGCTGACAGCCTCATTTCCCCGTATTGGTTGCCGAACGGGCACTTTCAAAGCATTTATCCTGCCCTTTTCAGGAAAGTCAATGAGGTGAAATATTTCCGGGAAAAAATTGTAACTCCCGATGAAGATTTTCTTAATCTCGACTGGTCTCACGCAAAAAATACACCTTCAAAGCACCTTGCGATCCTCACACACGGGCTGGAAGGAGACAGTACGCGGCAGTACATGCTGGGAATGGTGAAGCTTTTGAACAAGATCGGATATGATTGTCTTGCCTGGAATTTCAGAAGCTGCGGAGGGGAAATGAATAATGCCGCCCGGTTCTATCACAGCGGCGCAACCGAAGATCTTGATCTTGTCATCCAGTATGCAAATGGCAGGGGATATAAGACAATAAGTCTGATCGGATTTAGTCTGGGAGGTAATCTGACGCTTAAATACCTGGGCGAAAGCAGGCATGAACTTACTAAACAAATCAAACAGGCACTCGTATTCAGTGTTCCGATGGATCTGAAAGCGTGCAGTCTGGCGATCATTAAACGAGAGAATAGGGTATACATGCAGCGATTTTTAAATACGTTGAATCCCAAAGTCGCAGCTAAAGCCGTCTTGTACCCTGACAGAATATCACTCTCGGACAGAAAGCACGTTAAAACGCTTTACGATTTTGATCATATCTATACTGCCCCGCTTCACGGCTTCAGCGGCGCCGATGATTACTATGAAAAGTGCAGTTCGATGCATTTCGTCAAAAATATAGAAGTGCCTACGCTGATCATCAATGCTAAAAACGATCCTATTGTCCCGTATTCAAGTCTGCCACTCGATCTGCTTCAAAATCACGAATCAGTAACATTACTAGCGTCAGGCCAGGGCGGCCACTGCGGATTCCGCCCTTCAAAGCTGACGGACGAATTTTACTGGTCGGAAAAAACGGCTGAGCAGTTTTTTCGGTGGTAG